Proteins from one Catenuloplanes atrovinosus genomic window:
- a CDS encoding LLM class flavin-dependent oxidoreductase — MKFLLITLITQLPDPLTGVRPTATERFRDVIDTAVLAEELGFDGYGVGERHERPFISSSPPVVLSHVAARTSRIRLFTAVTTLALLDPVRAFEDYSTLDHLSGGRLELIIGKGNGAAQRTLYHVTPEDQWDRNREAYELFRQLWRSDRVTWSGRYRPPLVDAETWPRPLQQPIRVWHGSATSRESVDLAARYGDPLFSANVSNPIEPYAELIDHYRERWAHYGHDPADALVGAGTAGYYAARTSQEAIKTWQPIFEARQEAFRRIGVEPVFTSVEDAVERSSALVGSPQQIIEKVQRYHERFGHEVIHLHADRDGLTAEQHRETLALFQSDIAPALRSLIPSRPFPGSPS, encoded by the coding sequence GTGAAATTCCTGCTGATCACGCTCATCACCCAGCTGCCGGACCCGCTCACCGGGGTGCGGCCGACGGCCACCGAGCGCTTCCGGGACGTCATCGACACCGCGGTCCTCGCGGAGGAACTGGGCTTCGACGGTTACGGCGTGGGCGAGCGGCACGAGCGCCCGTTCATCTCCTCGTCCCCGCCGGTCGTGCTCAGCCACGTCGCCGCCCGCACATCCCGGATCCGCCTCTTCACGGCCGTCACCACGCTGGCGCTGCTCGACCCGGTGCGCGCGTTCGAGGACTACTCCACGCTGGACCACCTCTCCGGCGGGCGCCTCGAACTGATCATCGGTAAGGGCAACGGCGCGGCGCAGCGCACGCTCTACCACGTCACGCCGGAGGACCAGTGGGACCGCAACCGGGAGGCGTACGAGCTGTTCCGGCAGCTCTGGCGCTCCGATCGGGTGACGTGGTCCGGGCGGTACCGGCCACCGCTGGTGGACGCGGAGACCTGGCCCCGGCCGCTGCAGCAGCCGATCCGGGTGTGGCACGGCAGCGCCACCAGCCGCGAGTCGGTGGACCTGGCCGCGAGGTACGGCGACCCGCTGTTCTCCGCCAACGTCAGCAACCCGATCGAGCCGTACGCCGAGCTGATCGACCACTACCGCGAGCGGTGGGCGCACTACGGGCACGACCCGGCGGACGCACTGGTCGGCGCCGGGACCGCGGGCTACTACGCGGCCCGCACCTCGCAGGAGGCGATCAAGACCTGGCAGCCGATCTTCGAGGCGCGGCAGGAGGCGTTCCGGCGGATCGGCGTGGAACCGGTCTTCACCTCGGTCGAGGACGCGGTCGAGCGCAGCTCCGCGCTGGTCGGAAGCCCGCAGCAGATCATCGAGAAGGTCCAGCGGTACCACGAGCGGTTCGGCCACGAGGTCATCCACCTGCACGCGGACCGCGACGGACTGACCGCCGAGCAGCATCGGGAGACGCTCGCGCTGTTCCAGAGCGACATCGCGCCCGCGCTGCGTTCCCTCATCCCCAGCCGGCCGTTCCCCGGGAGTCCGTCATGA